A single window of Fischerella sp. PCC 9605 DNA harbors:
- the tatC gene encoding twin-arginine translocase subunit TatC, whose protein sequence is MTPSQNTDTATATTTPAVDLEQYDKSQTDPLDDLPGEVEMTLFEHLEELRQRIFYALIAVAISVIGCFIAVKPIVQWLEVPAQGVKFLQLAPGEYFFVSLKVAGYSGLVISSPFILYQIVQFVLPGLTRRERRLLGPVVLGSSVLFVAGLFFAYFLLIPAALRFFISYGADVVEQLWSIDKYFEFVLLLLFSTGLAFQIPIIQILLGALKIVSSQTMLSGWRYVVLGAVVLGAVLTPSTDPLTQTLLAGAVLGLYFGGIGLVKLTGN, encoded by the coding sequence ATGACGCCTTCACAAAACACTGACACGGCAACTGCCACAACTACTCCCGCTGTTGACCTCGAACAATACGACAAATCACAAACCGATCCTCTCGATGATTTGCCAGGAGAGGTCGAAATGACCCTTTTTGAGCATCTAGAGGAGTTACGGCAGCGAATTTTTTACGCACTAATTGCCGTAGCGATAAGCGTTATTGGCTGCTTTATTGCCGTTAAGCCGATTGTCCAGTGGTTGGAAGTGCCAGCCCAAGGAGTAAAATTTCTCCAACTCGCACCCGGAGAGTACTTTTTTGTCTCTTTAAAAGTAGCAGGCTACAGCGGCTTGGTCATTTCCAGTCCCTTCATTCTCTACCAAATTGTTCAGTTTGTTCTCCCAGGACTGACTCGCCGAGAACGCCGTTTGTTAGGCCCTGTGGTTCTAGGGTCGAGTGTGTTGTTTGTGGCAGGATTATTTTTTGCCTATTTCTTGCTGATTCCAGCTGCTTTAAGATTCTTCATCAGCTACGGTGCAGATGTTGTAGAACAGTTGTGGTCAATTGACAAATATTTTGAATTTGTCTTGTTGCTGTTGTTTAGTACAGGATTAGCATTCCAAATACCAATCATCCAAATTTTACTTGGCGCTTTAAAAATTGTCTCATCACAAACAATGCTTTCTGGCTGGCGCTATGTGGTTTTAGGAGCAGTGGTTTTGGGAGCTGTGCTTACACCATCTACCGATCCTCTAACTCAAACTCTCCTAGCCGGAGCTGTGCTAGGA